A genomic region of Candidatus Schekmanbacteria bacterium contains the following coding sequences:
- a CDS encoding NUDIX domain-containing protein, with protein MITVKEIYAECIVLHKDSALGTFVLLVKSPGEKWFFPRDKLLAGETVEACALRALREKTGVNAVLKKKVEDRIYWYSNKTKTGNPVRILKKIYFFLFEFVPSRATSNLNIAHAEWISADEALFMLSNEGEKNTLKKCLAPGK; from the coding sequence TTGATTACTGTCAAAGAAATTTATGCTGAGTGTATTGTCCTTCATAAGGACAGCGCACTGGGAACATTTGTGCTTCTTGTAAAGTCTCCGGGGGAAAAGTGGTTTTTCCCGAGAGATAAGCTTCTTGCAGGGGAAACTGTAGAAGCTTGTGCTTTAAGGGCACTGCGGGAAAAAACAGGAGTCAATGCAGTTCTTAAAAAGAAAGTGGAAGACCGGATATACTGGTACTCTAATAAAACCAAAACCGGAAATCCCGTAAGGATTTTAAAGAAGATATATTTTTTCCTCTTTGAATTTGTCCCATCGCGGGCTACAAGCAATTTGAACATAGCTCATGCCGAGTGGATCTCTGCTGATGAGGCGCTGTTCATGCTTTCAAACGAGGGCGAAAAAAACACCCTTAAGAAATGCCTTGCTCCCGGCAAATAG